AGGGCCTGTTCGGCTCGGTGATGATCCCGCAGGGCCTGGCGCTGGTGAAGATCGTCTTCCCGCCCGAGCACCTGCGCAAGGCGCTCATGCCGTTCGGCCCGATCATGGGCCTGGCCACGGTCGCCGGCCCGGTCCTGGCCGGCTGACTGCTGCGCCTGGACCTGTTCGGCAGCGAGTGGCGCTCGATCTTCCTCATCAGCGTCCCGTTCGGCGTTCTCGCCGGCGCGCTCGCCTGGTGGGTCCTGCCCCGCCACAGCGGCGAAGACCGCGCCGCCCGCCTCGACCTGCGTGGCATCGGCCTGCTCACCGCCGGTTCGGCACTGCTGATCGTGCCGCTCATCCAGGGCCGCGACCTCGGCTGGCCCGCGTGGACGTACGTGCTGATCGCCGCCGGCCTGGTGGCCTTCGGGCTGTTCGCCGCGTCCGAACGCCGCAGCGCGCATCCGGTCATCTCGCCGTCGTTGTTCCGCAGGCGCAGTTTCGTGGTGGGCCTGCTGGTCGTCGGCCGGTTCTACGCCGCGCTCAGCGCGTTCGTCCTGGTGCTCAACCTGCTGCTGCAGTCCGGCCTGAGCTGGTCACCGCTGCAGACCGGTTTCGCCCTGATCCCGTGGGCCGCGGGCACCGCGGCCGCCACGTTGCTCTCCGGCGCCGTACTCGCCGCGAAACTCGGGCGAGCGAACCTCCACTGGGGACTGGCCATCGCGGTCGCCGGCCTGCTCGGACTCTGGTGGTCGATCGCCCACTGGCGCGCGGCCGTCACGATGTGGCAACTGGCCCCGGCGCTGCTGGTGACCGGACTCGGTTGCGGGCTGCTGTTCGTGCCGCTGTTCGACTTCGTCCTCGGCGACGCCAACACCGAAGAGGTCGGCACCGGCGCCGGCGTGCTCAACGCGGCCCAGCAGTTCGCCGGCGCCCTCGGCGTCGCCGCGCTCGGCACCGTGTTCTTCGCCCGCGTCGGCCCGTCTTCCCCCGCGTCGTACATTTCCGCCGCCGAGCTGGTGTTCGGCCTCTGCGCCGGCGTGTACGTGCTGGTGCTGCTGCTGGTCCGGTTCCTGCCGAAGCACGCCCAGCGGTGAAACTCAGTCGCCCAGGCCGTAGCGCCGGAGGCGCTTGTACAGGGTGCCGCGCGCCATGCCGAGCCGGTGCGCCGCCGCGGTCTTGTTGCCACGGCAGGCGATCAGGACCTCGCGGATGATCTCGGCTTCGGCGTTCTGGAGCGGGTTTTCGTGCTCCGACAACGAAACCGCGCTGAAAATCAGGACACAGCCGTCTTCGAAGCGGCCCGGCGTGACGGGGCGGACGGTGGCGACCCGGCCGTCGGCGAGGGTCAGGTGCGTGGCCGAGGGGCCGGCTTGGCGCAGCATCGACCACAGCGTCGCGCGGTCGGGCAGGGTCGCGACGGGACCACCGTCGCTGATCATGATCTCGCCGTCGAGCGTGATCACCGTTGCGCCGGGCAGGGAGCGGAACGTCATGTGCGCGTCGACGAGCCGGCGCTGCCGGGGCGTGGCCGCGTCGCGCAACGCGGAACGCAGGCGCTCGGCGAAGGCGACGACGGCGGCCATCACGAAGCGGTTGGTGTGCTCGGCGCGGCAGCACACGTTGACCGAGCCGAGCAGCAGCCGCGTGGTCGGGTCGACGATCGGCGCGGTCGCGCACGTGTAGGGGTGCCAGGCCTGCTTGTAGTGCTCGGCCCCCACCACCATCGACGCGGACCGCACCGCCATCGAGAGCCCCACCCCGCAGGTGCCGACGCCGTCCTCGACGTAGCGGTGCCCGGGCTCGACCTCCACCTGCTGCAGGTCACGGCGCAACGCGGGATCGGACTCCCAGCGCCAGGTCAGCGTGCCGCGCGGGTCGACCAACGCGACCGACGCGGCGTCGCCCACGAGCAGATCGGCCGTGCCGGGGATGACGCGGCTGCCGACCGCGACGAGCAGGGTTTCGGGGTCGAACCGAGCGGGCGCGAGGTCGAGCCGTTCGGGATCGA
The sequence above is a segment of the Amycolatopsis sp. 2-15 genome. Coding sequences within it:
- a CDS encoding helix-turn-helix domain-containing protein, with protein sequence MPASDVWQQFLEADRRGAARPEIEESWVRSRQSGVDPERLDLAPARFDPETLLVAVGSRVIPGTADLLVGDAASVALVDPRGTLTWRWESDPALRRDLQQVEVEPGHRYVEDGVGTCGVGLSMAVRSASMVVGAEHYKQAWHPYTCATAPIVDPTTRLLLGSVNVCCRAEHTNRFVMAAVVAFAERLRSALRDAATPRQRRLVDAHMTFRSLPGATVITLDGEIMISDGGPVATLPDRATLWSMLRQAGPSATHLTLADGRVATVRPVTPGRFEDGCVLIFSAVSLSEHENPLQNAEAEIIREVLIACRGNKTAAAHRLGMARGTLYKRLRRYGLGD